In Myxococcus guangdongensis, the following proteins share a genomic window:
- a CDS encoding ExbD/TolR family protein, whose protein sequence is MAFYYSRRKLKVREEEESGELNVVPYLDILMNLIIFMLLSITGLASFGILNVSAPAYGPPSAGMTQESASDEPKLTLSVLISRKGHFVSSENAILGEAGAPTVPTKSDGDFDYAALNAWMVKIKSEFPKETKVIVGADADIPYDALIQTMDAIREEQGAQRRLLFPDVTLAGT, encoded by the coding sequence CCGCAAGCTGAAGGTCCGCGAGGAAGAGGAATCGGGCGAGCTGAACGTCGTCCCGTACCTCGACATCCTCATGAACCTCATCATCTTCATGCTGCTGTCGATCACCGGCCTGGCCTCGTTCGGCATCCTCAACGTGAGCGCGCCCGCGTACGGGCCTCCGTCGGCGGGCATGACGCAGGAGTCCGCGAGCGACGAGCCGAAGTTGACGCTGTCGGTGCTCATCTCGCGCAAGGGCCACTTCGTCAGCAGCGAGAACGCCATCCTCGGCGAGGCCGGGGCGCCCACGGTGCCCACCAAGTCAGACGGTGACTTCGACTACGCCGCGCTCAACGCGTGGATGGTGAAGATCAAGTCCGAGTTCCCCAAGGAGACCAAGGTCATCGTGGGCGCGGACGCGGACATCCCCTACGACGCGCTCATCCAGACGATGGACGCCATCCGCGAGGAGCAGGGCGCCCAGCGCCGCCTGCTGTTCCCCGACGTCACCCTGGCGGGGACCTGA
- a CDS encoding ExbD/TolR family protein, which translates to MSETLPHVPEGVDEEALARLRYRRALARKKRKEREAAGEIKELNITAMMDMMTILLVFLLKSFASSSAAVTASEDVRPPVSTTRATPRDTVAVTITPKSILVGEREVLRLVNGQLPAEALQGRLVLPLDARLKKEVEKLKYIAERNPQAPFSQELSVIADRKVPYDMLLSVLYTAGQNELENYRFVVLKKDGD; encoded by the coding sequence ATGTCCGAGACGCTGCCGCATGTGCCGGAGGGGGTCGACGAGGAGGCCCTCGCGCGGCTGCGCTACCGCCGGGCCCTGGCGCGCAAGAAGCGCAAGGAGCGCGAGGCGGCGGGGGAGATCAAGGAGCTGAACATCACCGCGATGATGGACATGATGACCATCCTCCTGGTGTTCCTGCTCAAGTCCTTCGCCTCGTCGTCCGCGGCGGTGACGGCATCCGAGGATGTGCGTCCCCCCGTCTCCACCACGCGCGCGACGCCCCGGGACACGGTGGCCGTCACGATCACACCCAAGAGCATCCTCGTGGGCGAGCGCGAGGTGCTGCGGCTGGTGAACGGGCAGCTGCCCGCCGAGGCCCTCCAGGGCCGGCTGGTGCTCCCGCTCGACGCGCGGCTCAAGAAGGAAGTGGAGAAGCTCAAGTACATCGCCGAGCGCAATCCGCAGGCCCCCTTCAGCCAGGAGCTGTCCGTCATCGCGGACCGGAAGGTGCCCTACGACATGCTGCTGAGCGTGCTCTACACGGCGGGGCAGAACGAGCTGGAGAACTACCGCTTCGTCGTCCTCAAGAAGGACGGAGACTGA
- a CDS encoding TraR/DksA family transcriptional regulator: protein MSRAQDLLRVREILQRRRREILTTSQGTHRELTALKEQERDPEYEENAQSELADYTLSSLMEAQRREVMLIDAALRRMDMGVFGECVDCGQEISKERLEALPFAIRCEEDATEHEQEMRGGHYAMPSL, encoded by the coding sequence ATGAGCCGAGCCCAAGACTTGCTGAGGGTACGCGAGATACTCCAGCGCCGCAGGCGGGAAATCCTCACCACGAGCCAGGGCACGCACCGCGAGCTGACCGCGCTCAAGGAGCAGGAGAGGGATCCCGAATACGAGGAGAACGCCCAGTCGGAGCTGGCGGACTACACCCTGTCCAGCCTGATGGAGGCCCAGCGACGCGAGGTCATGCTCATCGACGCCGCGCTGCGGCGCATGGACATGGGCGTCTTCGGCGAGTGCGTGGACTGTGGCCAGGAGATCTCCAAGGAGCGCCTGGAGGCCCTGCCCTTCGCCATCCGCTGTGAGGAGGACGCCACCGAGCACGAGCAGGAGATGCGCGGCGGACACTACGCCATGCCGTCCCTCTAG
- the trmFO gene encoding methylenetetrahydrofolate--tRNA-(uracil(54)-C(5))-methyltransferase (FADH(2)-oxidizing) TrmFO, giving the protein MSDVKQRVTVIGGGLAGTECAYQLARRGVPVVLREMKPHKRSPAHKSDSLAELVCSNSLRSDNPESAIGLLHAELRDLGSVVLSSADAHRVPAGDALAVEREGFSQAITQALRGSGNVELVAGEVETLPEEGPVVVATGPLTSDALTRELERHVGQKLYFYDSIAPILSADSIDLTVAFRQSRYGKGGGDDYLNLPMNREEYYRFIEELKAGQKVVPHSFEEPKYFEGCLPIEVMAERGDDTLAYGPMKPVGLRDPRTGKEPHAVVQLRMEDRAGTAWNMVGFQTRLTWGEQKRIFTTCIPGLQNADFLRMGQIHRNTFIDSPRLLSADLSLKSEPRVFFAGQVSGVEGYVESAACGYLVALALHARLSGKPWVPPPATTALGSLFRHVTGEAHPPDYPHQPSNIIFGLFPPLTGRMKKAEKRVAYSARARTDLAAWLPHAGVPASGAPEHEEQRSA; this is encoded by the coding sequence ATGTCGGACGTGAAGCAGCGGGTGACGGTGATTGGCGGCGGCCTGGCGGGCACGGAGTGCGCGTACCAGCTCGCCCGCAGGGGCGTGCCGGTGGTGCTGCGCGAGATGAAGCCCCACAAGCGCTCGCCGGCGCACAAGTCGGATTCGCTCGCGGAGCTGGTGTGCAGCAACTCGCTGCGCTCGGACAACCCGGAGAGCGCCATCGGCCTGCTGCACGCGGAGCTGCGGGATTTGGGCTCGGTGGTGTTGTCGAGCGCGGACGCGCACCGGGTGCCCGCGGGCGACGCGCTGGCGGTGGAGCGCGAGGGGTTCTCCCAGGCCATCACCCAGGCGCTGAGGGGCTCCGGGAACGTGGAGCTGGTGGCGGGCGAGGTGGAGACGCTGCCCGAGGAGGGGCCGGTGGTGGTGGCCACCGGGCCGCTGACGTCCGACGCCCTCACGCGCGAGCTGGAGCGGCACGTGGGGCAGAAGCTCTATTTCTACGACTCCATCGCCCCCATCCTGTCGGCGGACTCCATCGACCTGACGGTGGCCTTCCGGCAGAGCCGCTATGGCAAGGGCGGAGGGGACGACTACCTGAACCTGCCGATGAACCGCGAGGAGTACTACCGGTTCATCGAGGAGCTGAAGGCGGGCCAGAAGGTGGTTCCGCACAGCTTCGAGGAACCGAAGTACTTCGAAGGCTGTCTGCCCATCGAGGTCATGGCGGAACGCGGCGACGACACGCTGGCCTACGGGCCGATGAAGCCGGTGGGGCTGAGAGACCCGCGCACGGGCAAGGAGCCCCATGCCGTGGTGCAGCTGCGCATGGAGGACCGCGCGGGCACGGCGTGGAACATGGTGGGCTTCCAGACGCGCCTGACGTGGGGCGAGCAGAAGCGCATCTTCACCACCTGCATCCCGGGGCTGCAGAACGCGGACTTCCTGCGGATGGGGCAGATCCACCGCAACACGTTCATCGACTCGCCGCGCCTGTTGTCGGCTGACTTGTCGCTCAAGAGCGAGCCGCGGGTGTTCTTCGCGGGGCAGGTGTCGGGCGTGGAGGGGTACGTGGAGAGCGCGGCGTGCGGCTACCTGGTGGCGCTGGCGCTGCATGCGCGGCTGAGCGGAAAGCCGTGGGTTCCGCCCCCGGCGACGACGGCGCTGGGCTCGCTGTTCCGTCATGTGACGGGCGAAGCGCACCCCCCGGACTACCCGCATCAACCCTCCAACATCATCTTCGGGCTCTTCCCGCCGCTGACGGGGCGGATGAAGAAGGCGGAGAAGCGGGTGGCGTATTCGGCCCGCGCGCGGACGGACCTGGCGGCGTGGCTGCCACACGCGGGTGTCCCGGCATCGGGCGCCCCGGAGCACGAGGAGCAGAGGAGCGCATGA
- a CDS encoding TolB-like translocation protein, with amino-acid sequence MIRPRLGRLLGAGLVASLVVAGTGCKKSEDAKPAGSPSAATPSAAAPSAPAAPSPSGRAPAGAGQGLLLDAGRAADLRLTSDGRFATYLMNGQKPRLDGVPPQMLLGELRVVSVEGGEPRKLGDSVTNVPGGLLFSADSRYALYLTGYNPASQSGTLNVATLDDAKAEPAVLGTAVSYMLPSPDGSKVAFVDGGKLKLGPLPAGPFVDVAAEVSTAQFTADGKALLFKRRLSAAGGLAVVSVDKPEVAPRKLADQVGDYAVSPDGQRVAFQVRSESVRGLYDLYLAELPSEKPKRLAVASQSFGFSPDGKWLARSENGKPDVPGDLYVGPAAGGPGRKVGERVETFAFSPDSQAVGFLDKYDVTARAGLMAVASLPDGAPKRVGDRVPNFVWGADASYVAFLSRFLKPEYSVDLMLYPLGAEKAEKVHRGVFGYGFMPGNGQVVFRSNCIRNGRACDFKALELPQKAEPQTWLQGIFSYKLSTEGQRVLATYARMDSDTYDIAVYDAKTQARKPLDQGVQVPVYFGGKDDSRAVYIIAQGPKAGVYSVSALP; translated from the coding sequence ATGATTCGGCCGAGGCTGGGACGACTTCTGGGCGCGGGGCTGGTCGCCTCGCTCGTGGTGGCTGGCACCGGATGCAAGAAGAGCGAGGACGCGAAGCCGGCGGGGAGCCCGTCGGCCGCGACGCCCTCGGCGGCGGCCCCGAGCGCGCCGGCCGCTCCGAGCCCCTCCGGACGGGCTCCGGCGGGCGCGGGGCAGGGGCTGCTGCTGGACGCGGGCCGCGCGGCGGACCTTCGGCTCACGTCGGATGGCCGCTTCGCCACGTACCTGATGAACGGGCAGAAGCCCCGACTGGACGGCGTGCCGCCGCAGATGCTGCTGGGCGAGCTGCGCGTGGTGTCGGTGGAGGGCGGGGAGCCTCGCAAGCTGGGCGACAGCGTGACGAACGTGCCCGGCGGGCTCCTGTTCTCCGCGGACTCGCGCTACGCGCTGTACCTCACCGGCTACAACCCGGCCTCGCAGTCCGGCACGCTCAACGTGGCGACGCTCGATGACGCGAAGGCGGAGCCGGCGGTGCTCGGCACGGCGGTCAGCTACATGCTGCCCTCGCCGGATGGCTCGAAGGTGGCGTTCGTCGACGGCGGCAAGCTGAAGCTGGGGCCGCTGCCCGCGGGGCCCTTCGTCGACGTGGCGGCCGAGGTGAGCACGGCGCAGTTCACCGCGGACGGCAAGGCGCTCCTGTTCAAGCGGCGGCTGTCCGCGGCGGGTGGCCTGGCCGTGGTGTCCGTGGACAAGCCCGAGGTCGCGCCGCGCAAGCTGGCGGACCAGGTGGGCGACTACGCGGTTTCGCCGGATGGCCAGCGCGTGGCCTTCCAGGTGCGCAGCGAGTCGGTGCGCGGGCTCTACGACTTGTACCTGGCGGAGCTCCCGTCGGAGAAGCCCAAGCGGCTGGCCGTCGCGTCGCAGTCGTTCGGCTTCTCGCCGGATGGCAAGTGGCTGGCGCGCTCGGAGAACGGCAAGCCGGACGTGCCGGGGGATTTGTACGTGGGCCCCGCGGCGGGCGGCCCGGGCCGCAAGGTGGGCGAGCGCGTGGAGACCTTCGCCTTCTCGCCGGACTCGCAGGCGGTGGGCTTCCTGGACAAGTACGACGTGACGGCGCGCGCGGGGTTGATGGCGGTGGCGTCGCTGCCGGACGGTGCGCCCAAGCGGGTGGGGGACCGGGTGCCCAACTTCGTGTGGGGCGCGGACGCGAGCTACGTGGCGTTCCTCTCGCGCTTCCTCAAGCCCGAGTACTCGGTGGACCTGATGCTCTATCCGCTGGGCGCGGAGAAGGCGGAGAAGGTGCACCGGGGCGTGTTCGGCTACGGCTTCATGCCGGGCAACGGTCAGGTGGTGTTCCGCTCGAACTGCATCCGCAACGGCCGCGCGTGTGACTTCAAGGCGCTGGAGCTGCCCCAGAAGGCCGAGCCGCAGACGTGGCTCCAGGGCATCTTCAGCTACAAGCTGTCCACGGAGGGCCAGCGCGTGCTGGCGACGTACGCGCGGATGGACTCGGACACGTACGACATCGCCGTGTACGACGCGAAGACGCAGGCGCGAAAGCCGTTGGACCAGGGCGTCCAGGTGCCCGTGTACTTCGGCGGCAAGGACGACTCGCGCGCCGTCTACATCATCGCGCAGGGACCCAAGGCGGGCGTCTACAGCGTGAGCGCGCTTCCCTGA
- a CDS encoding EF-hand domain-containing protein, translating into MTSTPLTYRRYGGSLQVDIPTFDVLVEASRIPETQWIATACPLEGLSCDPAFLKFLDTDGNGRVRVAEVRSAVDWAARHLKDRRGADASSDVLELGALSPDGAPLRSAADMILRTVGAADTGRISLAQVRASDEALRKTGQNGDGIIAPDRLPESLRPLARDIMASFPEVKNRAGEAGVDKPMLQRFRDERQALLTHLGKRGDVFVWGEESESRAKRIREVSPLLDAYFLQCRLVAAQPEAAAALRLRAERVEGALGDTAALGKAAGDLPIAPPDAAGVLEWSRLLRGPAYEQLQAFRRDVAAPLTGDSERLTDTAWRELVAKADAVLAWFAARDASPLHKLAGSLETVSLSDVDALEAASQADLALAPTLASIVELERLVLYQRWLLVFANNFISMPNLYLPKAPALMERGTLILGGRKYTLSVLAKNRAEHAALTSQGTTCILYVMVAPKDGTPGYEVAVPVTRGRSTDLVVGKRGVFYDVDDQEHDATVTHVIRQPVSLWESMTMPFTRMAGFITSKVEGMATAGEKTFDSTLEEGYAKTVAAAPSPTAPPAPAAAPAPAPAAAPGGLAGVIAAGSIAAAALGSSFAFIVSQVKSLTLGDVITAASLIAIAVMAPAGLLGWLKLRRRNLALLLEGSGWALNDRLMLTRGLSTLVTRRPKLPKGARVDHRDMVRPALLAQQDEDDESEGLSWWARLGLAALLLFILLWQVRNPILTWMCQKAWLSNATCVALLPTPPVAPVVVPAAPVVPTK; encoded by the coding sequence ATGACTTCGACTCCGCTCACGTATCGCCGCTATGGCGGCTCGCTCCAGGTCGACATCCCCACCTTCGATGTGCTCGTGGAGGCCTCGCGCATCCCCGAGACGCAGTGGATTGCCACGGCGTGTCCGTTGGAGGGCTTGAGCTGTGACCCGGCCTTCCTCAAGTTCCTGGACACGGATGGCAATGGCCGCGTCCGCGTGGCGGAGGTCCGCAGCGCGGTGGACTGGGCCGCTCGACACCTGAAGGACCGGCGCGGCGCGGACGCGAGCAGCGACGTGCTGGAGCTCGGCGCGCTGTCGCCGGATGGGGCTCCGCTGCGGAGCGCGGCGGACATGATTCTGCGCACCGTGGGCGCGGCGGACACGGGCCGCATCTCGTTGGCCCAGGTCCGCGCCAGCGACGAGGCCCTGCGCAAGACGGGGCAGAACGGTGACGGCATCATCGCTCCAGACCGTCTGCCGGAGTCCCTGCGGCCCCTCGCCCGCGACATCATGGCGTCCTTCCCCGAGGTGAAGAACCGCGCGGGCGAGGCGGGCGTGGACAAGCCGATGCTCCAGCGCTTCCGCGACGAGCGTCAGGCGCTGCTCACCCACCTGGGCAAGCGCGGCGACGTCTTCGTCTGGGGCGAGGAGAGCGAGTCGCGCGCCAAGCGCATCCGCGAGGTGTCGCCGCTCCTGGACGCGTACTTCCTGCAGTGCCGCCTCGTCGCCGCGCAGCCCGAGGCGGCCGCGGCCCTGCGGCTGCGCGCGGAGCGGGTGGAGGGCGCGCTCGGTGACACGGCCGCGCTGGGCAAGGCCGCGGGCGACCTGCCGATCGCGCCTCCCGACGCGGCGGGCGTGCTCGAGTGGTCGCGGCTGCTGCGCGGCCCCGCGTACGAGCAGCTCCAGGCGTTCCGTCGCGACGTCGCGGCGCCGTTGACGGGGGACTCGGAGCGCCTGACGGACACGGCGTGGCGCGAGCTGGTGGCGAAGGCGGACGCGGTGCTCGCGTGGTTCGCGGCGCGCGACGCGAGCCCCCTGCACAAGCTGGCGGGTTCGCTGGAGACGGTGTCGCTCTCGGACGTGGACGCGCTGGAGGCCGCGAGCCAGGCGGACCTCGCGCTGGCGCCGACGCTCGCGTCCATCGTCGAGCTGGAGCGACTGGTGCTCTACCAGCGCTGGCTGCTGGTGTTCGCCAACAACTTCATCAGCATGCCCAACCTGTACCTGCCCAAGGCCCCGGCGCTGATGGAGCGGGGGACGCTCATCCTCGGTGGGCGCAAGTACACGCTGTCGGTGCTCGCGAAGAACCGCGCCGAGCACGCCGCGCTGACGAGCCAGGGCACCACGTGCATTCTCTACGTGATGGTGGCGCCCAAGGACGGCACGCCCGGCTACGAGGTCGCGGTGCCCGTCACGCGCGGCCGCAGCACGGACCTGGTCGTGGGCAAGCGCGGCGTCTTCTACGACGTCGATGACCAGGAGCACGACGCCACGGTGACGCACGTCATCCGCCAGCCCGTGTCGCTGTGGGAGTCGATGACCATGCCCTTCACGCGCATGGCCGGCTTCATCACCAGCAAGGTGGAGGGGATGGCCACCGCGGGCGAGAAGACCTTCGACTCGACGCTGGAGGAGGGCTACGCGAAGACGGTGGCCGCGGCCCCGTCACCCACCGCGCCTCCTGCTCCCGCCGCGGCGCCGGCCCCCGCGCCGGCCGCCGCGCCTGGAGGGCTGGCGGGCGTCATCGCGGCCGGCAGCATCGCGGCGGCGGCGCTCGGCTCCTCGTTCGCGTTCATCGTCTCGCAGGTGAAGTCCCTGACGTTGGGGGATGTCATCACCGCCGCGTCGCTCATCGCCATCGCCGTCATGGCGCCCGCGGGGCTGCTCGGCTGGCTGAAGCTGCGTCGCCGCAACCTGGCGCTGCTGCTCGAGGGCTCCGGCTGGGCGCTCAATGACCGGCTGATGCTCACGCGCGGGCTGTCCACGCTGGTGACGCGCCGGCCCAAGCTGCCCAAGGGCGCGCGCGTGGACCACCGCGACATGGTCCGCCCGGCGCTGCTCGCCCAGCAGGATGAGGACGACGAGTCGGAGGGCCTGTCCTGGTGGGCCCGGCTGGGGCTCGCGGCGCTGCTGCTGTTCATCCTGCTCTGGCAGGTGCGCAACCCCATCCTCACCTGGATGTGCCAGAAGGCCTGGCTGTCAAACGCCACGTGCGTGGCGCTGCTGCCCACGCCGCCTGTCGCGCCGGTGGTCGTTCCCGCCGCGCCCGTCGTGCCGACGAAGTAG
- a CDS encoding tyrosine recombinase XerC: protein MTNLSPLLEKFRVHLEDEKGSSPHTVRNYLVDLVDYERYLVERMKSSLLAGTHAAIRGYLGTLSVDHAPASRARRLASIKSFYKYLVRQKLLPASPAKLVKSPKLPKALPKVLPVEEVFALLDVHDLKSVLGLRDKAILEMLYGGGLRISELCDLDLLAVDRSGRIVRVMGKGSKERLVPVNAQAIRSLEAYLARRGELLAEPKAGQAPEAIFLNFRGGRLTPRSIRRHLDQHVLKCALARKVSPHALRHSFATHLLGGGADIRSIQELLGHASLSTTQRYTHVSWEQLQQVYDAAHPRA from the coding sequence ATGACGAACCTGTCGCCGCTCTTGGAGAAGTTCCGGGTCCACCTGGAGGACGAGAAGGGCTCGTCCCCGCACACGGTGCGCAACTACCTGGTCGACCTGGTGGACTACGAGCGCTACCTGGTCGAGCGGATGAAGTCGTCCCTGCTCGCCGGCACCCACGCGGCGATTCGCGGCTACCTGGGCACGCTGAGCGTGGACCACGCGCCCGCCAGCCGCGCGCGGCGACTGGCCTCCATCAAGTCCTTCTACAAGTACCTGGTGCGCCAGAAGCTGTTGCCCGCCAGCCCCGCCAAGCTGGTCAAGAGCCCGAAGCTGCCCAAGGCGCTCCCCAAGGTGCTGCCGGTGGAGGAGGTCTTCGCGCTGCTCGACGTGCACGACTTGAAGTCCGTGCTCGGCCTGCGCGACAAGGCCATCCTGGAGATGCTCTACGGTGGCGGCCTGCGCATCAGCGAGCTGTGTGACCTGGACCTGCTCGCCGTGGACCGGAGCGGCCGCATCGTCCGGGTCATGGGCAAGGGCAGCAAGGAGCGCCTCGTCCCCGTCAACGCGCAGGCCATCCGCTCGCTGGAGGCGTACCTGGCGCGCCGGGGTGAGCTGCTCGCGGAGCCCAAGGCGGGACAGGCGCCGGAGGCCATCTTCCTCAACTTCCGCGGCGGCCGGCTGACGCCTCGGAGCATCCGCCGACACCTGGACCAGCACGTGCTCAAGTGCGCGCTGGCGCGCAAGGTGAGTCCGCACGCGTTGCGTCACTCCTTCGCCACGCACCTGCTCGGTGGGGGCGCGGACATCCGCAGCATCCAGGAGCTGCTGGGCCACGCGAGCCTGTCCACCACGCAGCGGTATACCCACGTCAGCTGGGAGCAGCTCCAGCAGGTCTACGACGCCGCCCACCCCCGCGCCTGA
- the hslV gene encoding ATP-dependent protease subunit HslV, translated as MFHGTTILCVRRDGKVAIASDGQVSLEKTVMKNTAKKVRKLGEGQVLAGFAGSTADAFTLFERFEGKLKEHQKNMARACVELGKDWRTDRFLRRLEALLVVADKDKTFILSGAGDVIEPDHGIAAVGSGGPYAFAAARALMAHTQLTAREVAQQSLSIAGEIDIYTNSNISIEEL; from the coding sequence ATGTTCCACGGCACCACCATCCTCTGTGTGCGACGCGACGGAAAGGTCGCCATCGCCAGCGACGGTCAGGTCTCGCTCGAAAAGACGGTGATGAAGAACACGGCGAAGAAGGTCCGCAAGCTGGGCGAGGGCCAGGTCCTCGCCGGGTTCGCGGGCAGCACCGCCGATGCCTTCACCCTGTTCGAGCGCTTCGAGGGCAAGCTCAAGGAGCACCAGAAGAACATGGCGCGCGCCTGCGTCGAGCTGGGCAAGGACTGGCGCACGGACCGCTTCCTGCGCCGGCTGGAGGCGCTGCTCGTCGTCGCGGACAAGGACAAGACGTTCATCCTCTCCGGCGCCGGTGACGTCATCGAGCCCGACCACGGCATCGCCGCGGTGGGCAGCGGCGGCCCCTACGCGTTCGCCGCCGCCCGGGCGCTGATGGCCCACACGCAGCTGACCGCTCGCGAGGTGGCGCAGCAGTCGCTCTCCATCGCGGGCGAAATCGACATCTACACCAACTCCAACATCTCCATCGAAGAGCTCTAG
- the hslU gene encoding ATP-dependent protease ATPase subunit HslU: MAESRKTSAFTPREVVGELDRYIVGQNAAKRAVAIALRNRWRRQQVSDDLRDEIHPKNIIMIGPTGVGKTEIARRLAKLAQAPFVKVEASKFTEVGYVGRDVESMIRDLVEAAIGLVRDEETEKVRPRAEELAEDRLMELLQNNGTPRTPSSPPPFGFAPPPPQPAPQRLGDNEREKLRAQLRAGTLDDQFVELETSDSAPTFMRGFSGQGMEEIGVNLQDLFKNMPGMSKTRRRRVRVPEALQLLRQEEAQKLVDPDRVQREAVVRAESSGIVFIDEIDKIASRDGGGKGGGGPDVSREGVQRDILPIVEGSTVNTKYGMVKTDHMLFIAAGAFHVSKPSDLIPELQGRFPIRVELEPLSGDDLIRILREPKNSLLRQYTALLSTEGVRLSFTDDAVTELARIAQQANERTQNIGARRLHTVLERLLDEVSFSASELGPRDFQVDGNYVRERLGAIVQDEDLSRYIL, encoded by the coding sequence GTGGCCGAATCGCGCAAGACGTCCGCCTTCACGCCTCGCGAGGTGGTGGGCGAGCTGGACCGCTACATCGTCGGGCAGAACGCCGCCAAGCGCGCGGTGGCCATCGCCCTGCGCAACCGCTGGCGCCGCCAGCAGGTCTCCGACGACCTGCGCGACGAAATCCACCCGAAGAACATCATCATGATCGGCCCCACCGGCGTGGGGAAGACGGAGATCGCCCGCAGGCTCGCGAAGCTGGCGCAGGCGCCGTTCGTCAAGGTGGAGGCCTCCAAGTTCACGGAGGTGGGCTACGTGGGCCGCGACGTGGAGTCGATGATTCGCGACCTCGTCGAGGCCGCCATCGGCCTGGTGCGCGACGAGGAGACGGAGAAGGTCCGCCCCCGCGCCGAGGAGCTGGCCGAGGACCGGCTGATGGAGCTGCTGCAGAACAACGGCACGCCGCGCACGCCGTCCTCGCCGCCGCCGTTCGGCTTCGCGCCGCCACCTCCGCAGCCCGCGCCCCAGCGCCTGGGCGACAACGAGCGCGAGAAGCTGCGCGCCCAATTGCGCGCGGGAACGCTGGATGACCAGTTCGTGGAGCTGGAGACGAGCGACAGCGCGCCCACCTTCATGCGCGGCTTCTCTGGCCAGGGCATGGAGGAGATCGGCGTCAACCTGCAGGACCTCTTCAAGAACATGCCGGGCATGAGCAAGACGCGGCGGCGTCGGGTGCGCGTGCCGGAGGCGCTCCAGCTCCTGCGCCAGGAGGAGGCCCAGAAGCTGGTGGACCCGGACCGCGTGCAGCGCGAGGCCGTGGTGCGCGCCGAGTCGAGCGGCATCGTGTTCATCGACGAAATCGACAAGATCGCCAGCCGCGACGGCGGCGGCAAGGGCGGGGGAGGCCCGGACGTCTCGCGCGAGGGCGTGCAGCGCGACATCCTCCCCATCGTCGAGGGCTCTACCGTCAACACCAAGTACGGCATGGTGAAGACGGACCACATGCTCTTCATCGCCGCGGGCGCCTTCCACGTCTCCAAGCCCAGCGACCTCATCCCGGAGCTGCAGGGCCGCTTCCCCATCCGCGTGGAGCTGGAGCCGCTCTCCGGCGACGACCTCATCCGAATCCTGCGCGAGCCGAAGAACTCCCTCTTGCGCCAGTACACCGCGCTGCTCTCCACCGAGGGCGTGCGCCTGTCCTTCACCGACGACGCGGTGACGGAGCTGGCGCGCATCGCACAGCAGGCGAACGAGCGCACGCAGAACATCGGCGCTCGCCGCCTGCACACCGTGCTCGAGCGGCTGCTCGACGAGGTCTCCTTCTCCGCCAGCGAGCTGGGACCCCGGGACTTCCAGGTGGACGGCAATTATGTGCGTGAGCGGCTGGGCGCCATCGTCCAGGACGAGGACCTGTCGCGCTACATCCTCTAG